In a genomic window of Flavobacterium sp. KACC 22761:
- a CDS encoding sterol desaturase family protein, whose product MEEYGKILIIAMPVFLALIIFEKIYGIYKKNDTAPLIDSVSSISSGITNSVKDVLGLSVTFLSYEWLVSNIALQHLEPSVLSYFIAFFVIDFYGYWSHRLAHQINFLWNKHAIHHSSEEFNLACALRQPIASLVNLFTFLLIPAALLGVPASVIAITLPLHLFLQFWYHTKHINKMGFLEHIIVTPSHHRVHHAINPEYLDKNHSQIFIFWDKLFGTFQAELDDVPPVFGITRPANTWNPIKINFQHLTLLIKDAWRAPKWKDKLTIWFKPTGWRPENFEEKYPVNKIENVFDFEKYGTQNSQKLIYWSVTQVLITLLFVSYLFDNIAKIGLPNIFVYGFFIFTTIYSYSELMDKSKYAIFWEGFRLSVAIGIIVFNGDWFGLNTIFSFANSIILTYLTLSFLATIYFVTVDFKNNQPQTTNPMNAL is encoded by the coding sequence ATGGAAGAATACGGAAAAATACTAATCATTGCGATGCCCGTTTTTTTGGCCTTAATCATTTTTGAAAAAATCTACGGCATTTATAAGAAAAATGATACTGCTCCGTTAATTGACAGCGTATCGAGCATCAGTTCCGGAATTACAAATTCGGTAAAAGATGTTTTGGGGCTGAGTGTTACTTTTCTTTCTTATGAATGGCTGGTTTCTAACATTGCTTTGCAGCATTTAGAACCAAGTGTTCTCTCCTATTTTATAGCTTTTTTTGTTATTGATTTTTATGGTTATTGGAGCCACCGATTAGCACATCAAATCAATTTTCTTTGGAACAAACATGCCATTCATCACAGCAGCGAAGAGTTTAATCTGGCCTGCGCATTGCGTCAGCCTATTGCAAGTTTGGTTAATCTGTTTACGTTTTTATTGATTCCCGCGGCGCTTTTAGGAGTTCCAGCTTCTGTAATTGCCATTACATTGCCTCTTCATTTGTTTTTGCAGTTTTGGTATCACACGAAACATATCAACAAAATGGGATTTTTGGAACATATTATCGTGACGCCTTCGCATCATCGTGTTCATCATGCTATAAATCCAGAATATTTAGACAAAAACCATTCTCAGATTTTTATTTTTTGGGATAAGCTTTTTGGCACTTTTCAAGCGGAGTTAGATGATGTTCCGCCGGTTTTTGGAATCACTAGGCCTGCAAATACTTGGAATCCTATAAAAATTAATTTTCAGCATTTGACCTTACTTATAAAAGATGCATGGCGCGCTCCTAAATGGAAAGATAAATTAACCATTTGGTTTAAGCCAACGGGTTGGCGACCAGAGAATTTTGAAGAAAAATATCCTGTAAATAAAATTGAGAACGTATTTGACTTTGAAAAATATGGCACACAAAACTCTCAAAAGCTGATTTATTGGTCGGTAACTCAAGTTTTGATAACATTATTGTTTGTTAGTTATTTGTTTGATAATATTGCTAAAATTGGTCTGCCAAATATTTTTGTCTACGGTTTTTTTATTTTTACAACTATTTATAGTTACAGCGAGTTAATGGACAAGAGCAAATATGCCATTTTTTGGGAAGGATTCCGTCTAAGCGTTGCTATCGGAATTATCGTTTTCAACGGTGATTGGTTTGGACTGAATACCATTTTTTCTTTTGCCAATTCTATTATTTTAACCTATTTAACTTTATCTTTTTTAGCTACAATTTATTTTGTGACTGTCGATTTCAAAAACAACCAACCCCAAACTACAAACCCCATGAATGCCTTATGA
- a CDS encoding arylamine N-acetyltransferase family protein: protein MKQLKNQYKIEAPSFNLQQYLDRINFSGQIELDFAGIKKLMQSQLFSVPFENIDVQAGKIISLAGDDIVDQIINKNRGGYCYQINGIFSLALQEIGIPHYYIAARPMVNPGENAKTHFGIIATIENEEYLIDLGFGGNSIREPLKLSEIGKEIQHDSDIFTLTKTDDDEYLLQILVGKEWSNLYSFNLSPQRWIDFKPANYYNYSHPDSFFTQNLIVVLQNPLGKKILFKNSIKSVISGKTEIISFEDENLKSVLETEFNLKGF from the coding sequence ATGAAACAATTAAAAAACCAATATAAAATTGAAGCTCCAAGTTTCAACCTACAACAATATTTAGACCGAATCAATTTTTCGGGACAAATTGAATTAGATTTTGCTGGCATCAAAAAATTAATGCAATCACAGTTGTTTAGTGTTCCTTTTGAAAATATTGATGTTCAAGCTGGCAAAATCATTTCGCTTGCTGGTGATGATATTGTAGATCAAATTATAAATAAAAATCGTGGCGGTTACTGTTATCAGATTAATGGAATATTTTCGTTGGCACTTCAAGAAATAGGAATTCCGCATTATTATATTGCAGCGCGGCCAATGGTAAATCCGGGAGAAAATGCAAAAACGCATTTTGGTATTATTGCCACTATTGAAAACGAAGAATATTTGATTGATTTAGGTTTTGGAGGAAATAGCATTCGGGAACCTTTAAAACTAAGCGAAATTGGAAAGGAAATTCAGCATGATTCTGATATTTTTACTTTAACCAAAACCGATGATGATGAATATCTTCTTCAAATTTTAGTTGGGAAAGAATGGTCGAATTTATATTCATTTAATCTCTCTCCACAAAGGTGGATTGATTTTAAACCTGCTAATTATTATAATTACTCACATCCAGATTCTTTTTTTACCCAAAACTTAATTGTAGTTCTACAAAACCCATTGGGTAAAAAAATATTATTTAAAAATTCCATAAAATCGGTAATCAGTGGCAAAACAGAAATCATTTCATTTGAAGATGAAAACTTGAAAAGTGTTCTTGAAACTGAATTTAATTTAAAAGGCTTTTAA
- a CDS encoding 2-dehydro-3-deoxyphosphooctonate aldolase: MKKILFFLILVFSTVSCVSTKSTLKNVDDNAPDLILKKDNTFAITLFAKDKKYGYDPDYPINIFYRNTKDETLNETRFLNALAGPKGEKITYKRMETCCPFPTKRSDMGAGFLNVYELTWEGQKKPVILYLNIYEKGILMVPMGLSLKQN; this comes from the coding sequence ATGAAAAAAATACTCTTTTTTTTAATTTTAGTATTTTCTACAGTTTCTTGCGTGAGCACAAAATCAACTCTAAAAAATGTTGATGATAATGCTCCTGATTTAATTTTGAAAAAAGACAATACGTTTGCCATTACTCTTTTTGCAAAAGATAAAAAATACGGCTACGATCCTGATTATCCAATCAATATTTTTTACCGAAATACCAAAGATGAAACCTTAAACGAAACCCGTTTTTTGAACGCTCTTGCGGGACCAAAAGGAGAGAAAATAACCTATAAACGCATGGAAACATGTTGTCCTTTTCCAACAAAAAGAAGCGATATGGGCGCTGGATTCCTGAATGTTTATGAATTGACTTGGGAAGGACAAAAAAAGCCAGTTATCCTTTATTTGAATATTTATGAAAAAGGAATATTAATGGTTCCGATGGGATTGAGCTTGAAGCAGAATTAA
- the folP gene encoding dihydropteroate synthase, translated as MTINCKGELIDLSIPKVMGILNVTPNSFFDGGKYKNEDEIISQVDKMLSEGATFIDIGAYSSKPSAEFVSEQEEIDRIVPAIELILKQFPKALLSIDTFRAEVAKASIESGAATINDIAAGGLDDKMFDVIAKYNVPYIMMHMRGNPQTMQSLTQYDDIVKEMLFYFSEKVKKARSLGINDLILDPGFGFAKTTDQNYEVMQKMELFNLLELPVLAGISRKSMIYKTLDITPQEALNGTTFLNTIALMKGAKILRVHDVKEAVECVTLYNKLYI; from the coding sequence ATGACAATTAACTGCAAAGGCGAACTTATAGATTTATCGATTCCTAAAGTTATGGGGATTTTGAATGTTACGCCAAATTCTTTTTTTGACGGCGGAAAATATAAGAACGAAGACGAAATTATTTCGCAAGTCGATAAAATGCTTTCTGAAGGTGCAACATTTATTGATATTGGCGCCTATTCAAGCAAACCAAGCGCCGAATTTGTTTCGGAGCAAGAAGAAATTGACAGAATTGTTCCTGCAATTGAATTGATTTTAAAGCAATTTCCAAAAGCGTTATTATCCATCGACACTTTTAGAGCCGAAGTTGCCAAAGCAAGTATTGAAAGCGGTGCGGCAACAATAAACGATATTGCTGCGGGAGGACTGGACGATAAAATGTTTGATGTTATTGCCAAATATAATGTTCCATACATTATGATGCACATGCGTGGCAATCCGCAAACGATGCAAAGTTTGACACAATATGATGATATTGTAAAAGAAATGCTTTTTTATTTTTCCGAAAAAGTAAAAAAAGCCAGAAGTTTAGGAATCAATGATTTGATTTTGGATCCAGGTTTTGGTTTCGCCAAAACAACCGATCAGAATTATGAAGTGATGCAAAAAATGGAACTTTTTAACCTTTTAGAATTACCAGTTTTGGCAGGAATTTCAAGAAAGTCAATGATTTATAAAACACTTGATATTACGCCACAAGAAGCTTTAAACGGAACAACTTTTTTGAATACGATTGCTTTAATGAAAGGCGCAAAAATTCTTCGTGTTCACGATGTGAAAGAAGCGGTGGAATGTGTTACTTTATATAACAAATTGTATATTTAA
- a CDS encoding TlpA disulfide reductase family protein: MKQLALVVIAFITFSCTQAQKKEFSKEALSEKLLASNDKQVAFEKILKKYKGKTLVIEVWASWCGDCVKAMPKVKELQANNPDVSYLFISADKTADKWKAGIEKHELKGDHYMMNDGMKGLFGKAIDLDWIPRYIIVDKKGNIVLYRAIETDFDKINEALKSLKQA; the protein is encoded by the coding sequence ATGAAACAATTAGCCCTAGTCGTTATAGCGTTTATTACTTTTTCATGCACTCAGGCTCAGAAAAAAGAATTTTCAAAAGAAGCATTATCTGAAAAATTATTAGCTTCAAATGACAAACAAGTTGCCTTCGAAAAGATTTTAAAAAAATACAAAGGAAAAACCTTAGTTATTGAAGTTTGGGCTTCATGGTGTGGCGACTGCGTAAAAGCAATGCCAAAAGTGAAAGAATTACAAGCCAATAATCCAGATGTGTCTTACTTATTTATTTCGGCGGATAAAACGGCTGACAAATGGAAAGCTGGAATCGAAAAACACGAATTAAAAGGCGATCATTACATGATGAATGATGGCATGAAAGGCTTATTCGGAAAAGCGATCGACTTAGATTGGATTCCACGTTACATCATCGTTGACAAAAAAGGAAATATAGTGCTTTACCGTGCTATCGAAACTGATTTTGATAAAATCAACGAAGCTTTGAAAAGTTTAAAACAAGCTTAA
- the kdsA gene encoding 3-deoxy-8-phosphooctulonate synthase: MNLQHIPQIKHTDSGNFFLLAGPCAIEGEEMALRIAEKLVGITDNLQIPYVFKGSFKKANRSRIDSFSGIGDEKALKILRKVSETFHVPTVTDIHTNEDADMAAQYVDVLQIPAFLVRQTDLVVAAANTGKTVNLKKGQFMSPESMKHAVQKVLDCNNENVMVTDRGTMFGYQDMIVDFRGIPTMQQYASTVLDVTHSLQQPNQTAGVTGGRPDMIETVAKAGIAVGVDGIFIETHFDPANAKSDGANMLHLDYFEGLMNKLVAIRKTVNSF; the protein is encoded by the coding sequence ATGAACTTACAACATATTCCTCAAATTAAGCATACTGACAGCGGGAATTTCTTTTTATTGGCGGGGCCTTGTGCCATCGAAGGAGAAGAAATGGCGCTTAGAATTGCTGAAAAATTAGTTGGTATTACCGACAATCTTCAGATCCCTTACGTGTTTAAAGGATCTTTTAAAAAAGCAAACCGTTCTAGAATTGATAGTTTCTCTGGAATTGGTGACGAAAAAGCCTTGAAAATCTTAAGAAAAGTTTCTGAAACTTTTCATGTTCCAACTGTAACAGATATTCATACGAATGAAGATGCTGATATGGCAGCACAATACGTTGATGTTTTGCAAATTCCAGCATTTTTGGTTCGTCAAACTGATTTAGTTGTTGCAGCTGCAAATACTGGAAAAACAGTAAACTTGAAAAAAGGACAATTTATGAGTCCGGAGAGCATGAAACATGCGGTACAAAAGGTTTTAGACTGCAACAATGAAAATGTTATGGTTACGGATCGCGGTACAATGTTTGGCTACCAAGACATGATTGTTGATTTTAGAGGAATTCCTACTATGCAACAATATGCTTCTACAGTTCTAGATGTAACGCATTCTTTGCAACAACCAAATCAAACTGCGGGTGTTACAGGTGGAAGACCTGACATGATCGAAACGGTTGCAAAAGCTGGTATCGCTGTTGGTGTTGATGGTATTTTTATCGAAACACATTTTGATCCTGCAAATGCAAAAAGCGACGGTGCTAATATGCTTCATTTAGACTATTTTGAAGGTTTAATGAACAAATTAGTTGCCATCAGAAAAACAGTTAACTCATTCTAA
- the prmA gene encoding 50S ribosomal protein L11 methyltransferase translates to MSNIYLGYHFTIEPKELGSEILVAELGEKAFESFTETENGISAFVKKDLWDENILDDIYILQSEEFKIEYTIEEIDQVNWNEEWEKNFEPIDVDGKCHVRAPFHPKTDAEFDIVIEPKMSFGTGHHETTHMMIQHLLEMDVKGLKTLDMGCGTAILAILAEMKGAEPIDAIDIDNWCYLNSIENAERNNCKHISVYEGDAALLAGKKYDLIIANINRNILLNDMQAYVDSLNPKGIILFSGFYEEDIPFIDASCIEKGLTYVKKLQRNNWVSLKYVN, encoded by the coding sequence ATGTCGAATATATATTTAGGATATCATTTTACAATTGAGCCAAAAGAATTGGGTTCTGAAATTTTAGTGGCTGAATTGGGCGAAAAAGCGTTTGAAAGTTTTACAGAAACAGAAAACGGAATTTCGGCTTTTGTGAAGAAGGATTTATGGGATGAAAATATTCTGGATGATATTTACATTTTACAATCTGAAGAGTTTAAAATCGAATATACGATTGAAGAAATCGATCAGGTAAACTGGAATGAAGAATGGGAAAAGAATTTTGAGCCAATTGACGTGGACGGAAAATGCCATGTTCGTGCTCCATTTCATCCAAAAACTGACGCTGAGTTTGACATTGTAATTGAGCCTAAAATGAGTTTTGGAACCGGTCATCATGAAACAACTCACATGATGATTCAGCATTTATTAGAAATGGATGTTAAAGGTTTAAAAACACTTGACATGGGTTGCGGTACTGCAATTTTGGCAATTTTAGCCGAAATGAAAGGCGCTGAGCCTATTGATGCAATTGATATTGACAACTGGTGCTATTTGAATTCTATTGAAAATGCTGAACGCAATAATTGCAAACATATCAGCGTTTATGAGGGAGATGCTGCCTTATTGGCGGGAAAAAAATATGATTTAATTATTGCTAACATCAACAGAAATATTTTATTGAACGATATGCAAGCTTATGTCGATTCTTTGAACCCAAAAGGAATAATTCTTTTTAGTGGTTTTTATGAAGAAGACATTCCGTTTATTGACGCTTCATGTATTGAAAAAGGATTAACTTATGTTAAAAAGCTTCAACGAAACAACTGGGTATCTTTAAAATACGTAAATTAG
- a CDS encoding DUF1599 domain-containing protein has translation MKNTSLEFDNVITVCRTLFINKMKDYGSAWRILRLPSLTDQIFIKAQRIRSLQENDVRKVDEDEKGEFIGIINYSIMALIQLELGVVDQPDLDVEKATELYDAKVKLTKDLMEAKNHDYGEAWRDMRVSSLTDLILQKLLRVKQIEDNKGKTIVSEGIDANYQDMINYSVFALILNPINK, from the coding sequence ATGAAGAATACTTCCCTAGAATTTGATAATGTAATCACGGTTTGCCGAACCTTGTTTATTAACAAAATGAAAGATTATGGCAGTGCATGGAGAATTTTAAGACTTCCGTCTTTGACAGATCAAATTTTCATTAAAGCACAACGAATTAGAAGTTTGCAGGAAAACGATGTGCGCAAAGTGGATGAGGATGAAAAAGGAGAATTTATCGGAATTATCAATTATTCGATTATGGCTTTGATTCAGTTAGAGCTTGGCGTTGTAGATCAGCCGGATCTTGATGTTGAAAAAGCAACTGAATTGTATGATGCTAAAGTAAAATTGACAAAAGATTTGATGGAAGCAAAAAATCACGATTACGGTGAGGCTTGGCGCGACATGCGTGTAAGCTCTTTAACCGATTTGATTTTGCAGAAACTCCTTCGCGTTAAACAAATTGAAGACAACAAAGGAAAAACAATAGTTTCTGAAGGAATAGATGCAAATTACCAAGATATGATTAATTATTCTGTTTTTGCTTTAATTCTAAACCCAATCAACAAGTAA
- a CDS encoding lysoplasmalogenase: MRNATYFKIYLAFCLIYLIVLLLGYENLDLYLKPILIPLLSFSVYFCRSFPTKNILLLALLFSWIGDVILLFTELGEIYFILGLVSFLISHIVYCILFNRQTKRKTSRNLIVFGIGSVIIALYLIGMLTVLLPSLGDLKIPVIVYASVISIMLLFAFNGYLMWQKPGNLYVFLGAIVFVVSDSILAINKFYAPLEKSAFFIMLTYLVAQYLIAVGILKVNPKKVD; the protein is encoded by the coding sequence ATGAGAAATGCCACATATTTTAAAATTTACCTCGCTTTCTGCCTAATTTATCTAATTGTTTTACTGTTAGGATATGAAAACCTTGATTTATACTTAAAACCAATTTTAATTCCGCTGTTAAGTTTTAGCGTTTATTTTTGTCGATCATTTCCAACAAAAAATATTTTATTACTTGCTTTGCTCTTTTCATGGATTGGCGATGTGATCCTGCTTTTCACAGAATTAGGCGAAATTTATTTCATTCTCGGATTAGTTTCGTTTCTTATTTCTCATATTGTTTATTGTATTTTATTCAACAGGCAAACTAAAAGAAAAACCTCAAGAAATTTGATCGTTTTTGGAATTGGCAGCGTTATAATTGCATTATACTTAATCGGAATGCTTACGGTTTTGCTTCCATCTTTGGGCGATTTAAAAATTCCGGTAATTGTTTATGCAAGTGTGATTTCGATTATGCTTTTGTTTGCTTTTAATGGGTATTTGATGTGGCAGAAACCCGGAAATCTGTATGTTTTTTTAGGCGCAATTGTTTTTGTGGTTTCAGATAGTATTTTGGCCATTAATAAATTTTATGCACCATTAGAAAAAAGTGCATTTTTTATCATGCTTACGTATCTTGTGGCACAATATCTGATTGCGGTTGGTATATTGAAAGTGAATCCAAAAAAGGTCGATTGA
- the rlmH gene encoding 23S rRNA (pseudouridine(1915)-N(3))-methyltransferase RlmH encodes MNIKLIAIGKTDNKSLQTLIDDYTKRLSFYIKFDLEIIPDIKNVKNLSESQQKEKEGELILSKLSATDQLILLDENGKNFSSVGFSEELQKKMNSGVKTLVYVIGGPYGFSEAVYKKAQGKVSLSLMTFSHQMVRLFFIEQLYRGFTILRNEPYHHQ; translated from the coding sequence ATGAACATCAAACTCATCGCCATTGGCAAAACCGATAATAAATCGCTTCAAACTTTGATTGACGATTATACCAAACGTTTGTCGTTTTACATCAAATTTGATTTGGAGATTATTCCGGATATTAAAAACGTAAAAAACTTATCTGAAAGCCAGCAAAAGGAAAAAGAAGGCGAATTGATTCTATCAAAACTTTCAGCAACGGATCAATTGATTTTATTGGATGAAAATGGGAAAAACTTCTCAAGCGTTGGTTTTTCAGAAGAATTACAAAAGAAAATGAATTCAGGCGTAAAAACTTTGGTTTACGTAATTGGTGGTCCTTATGGATTTTCTGAAGCAGTTTATAAAAAAGCGCAAGGAAAAGTTTCGCTTTCGCTAATGACGTTTTCACATCAAATGGTTCGTTTATTTTTTATCGAACAATTATACCGCGGATTTACGATTTTACGCAATGAACCTTATCATCATCAATAA
- a CDS encoding ATP-dependent Clp protease adaptor ClpS — protein MSTKEKVRERVREKEAIAFNNEIIVYNDDVNTFDHVIDTLMRVCDHTAEQAEQCSLIVHYNGKCTVKTGPIEKLKPQCTQLLEAGLSAEIV, from the coding sequence ATGAGTACTAAAGAAAAAGTAAGAGAAAGAGTTCGCGAAAAAGAAGCCATTGCTTTTAATAACGAGATCATTGTTTACAATGATGATGTAAATACTTTTGATCACGTAATTGATACTCTTATGCGTGTTTGCGACCACACTGCCGAACAAGCAGAGCAATGTTCTTTGATTGTACATTACAACGGAAAATGCACTGTAAAAACAGGTCCGATTGAAAAACTTAAACCTCAATGCACACAACTTTTGGAAGCTGGCCTTAGCGCCGAAATTGTTTAG
- a CDS encoding antibiotic biosynthesis monooxygenase, whose translation MILEAVYLFIKPELANQFEADFAKASQYISSIDGYLGHRLEKCLEVENKYLLLVNWNTLEDHTVGFRTSEAYLEWKKILHHYYEPFPIVEHFETVFENKK comes from the coding sequence ATGATTTTAGAAGCAGTATATTTATTCATTAAACCAGAATTAGCAAATCAATTTGAAGCTGATTTTGCAAAAGCAAGTCAATATATTTCATCAATCGATGGTTATTTAGGACATCGTTTAGAAAAATGTCTTGAAGTCGAAAACAAATACCTTTTACTGGTTAATTGGAATACACTTGAAGATCACACAGTGGGCTTCAGAACTTCTGAAGCGTATTTGGAATGGAAAAAGATTTTGCATCATTATTATGAACCGTTTCCTATTGTAGAGCATTTCGAAACGGTTTTTGAGAATAAAAAATAG
- the tpiA gene encoding triose-phosphate isomerase, translating into MRKSIVAGNWKMHKNAAQTEELLNELIAKIPAKTNAQVIVAPTFVNLQAAATKLKNTTIGVSAQNVHQAEGGAFTGEISADMLTSIGVNTVILGHSERRAIFHETDALIANKVDTALKHDMTVIFCFGEELKDRQSGNHFNIVENQLRDGVFHIAKESWSKIVLAYEPVWAIGTGETASPEQAQEMHEFIRETIRKAFGADIADEVSILYGGSVKPENAKEIFSKPDVDGGLIGGAALKADDFLAIVTAI; encoded by the coding sequence ATGAGAAAATCGATTGTTGCAGGAAACTGGAAAATGCATAAAAATGCTGCACAGACTGAAGAATTGTTGAACGAATTAATTGCTAAAATTCCAGCAAAAACTAATGCACAAGTAATTGTAGCTCCAACTTTTGTTAACTTACAAGCTGCAGCGACAAAATTAAAAAATACAACTATCGGCGTTTCTGCTCAAAACGTTCACCAAGCTGAAGGTGGTGCTTTTACAGGAGAAATTTCTGCAGACATGTTGACAAGCATTGGCGTTAATACAGTAATTTTAGGTCATTCTGAGCGCAGAGCTATTTTTCACGAAACTGATGCATTGATCGCAAACAAAGTTGATACTGCTTTGAAACATGATATGACAGTAATTTTCTGTTTTGGAGAAGAATTAAAAGATCGTCAATCTGGAAATCATTTCAATATTGTTGAAAATCAATTACGTGACGGAGTTTTCCATATTGCAAAAGAATCTTGGTCAAAAATTGTTTTGGCTTATGAGCCAGTTTGGGCTATCGGAACTGGAGAAACAGCTTCGCCAGAGCAAGCTCAAGAAATGCACGAATTTATTAGAGAAACTATCCGTAAAGCTTTTGGAGCTGATATCGCTGACGAAGTTTCTATTTTGTACGGTGGTTCTGTAAAACCAGAAAACGCAAAAGAAATCTTCTCTAAACCAGACGTTGACGGTGGTTTAATTGGAGGTGCAGCTTTAAAAGCAGATGATTTCTTAGCTATCGTTACTGCTATCTAA
- a CDS encoding BT_3928 family protein codes for MKNIITQFSRLFVGVLFIISGLIKLNDPVGFSYKLAEYFSEPVFNMPFLEPLALGLAIFLVILEVVLGVMLLVGYKSKLTIWALLLLIVFFTFLTFYSAYFDVVKDCGCFGDALHLTPWQSFTKDVVLLFFILILFINKKLVKPLFSKMVTNILTLISIVLCVFMAVWVLNHNPIKDFRPYKVGTNIEKGMEIPEGAPKSVVEMIFIYKVNGVDKEFTEKDLMNIPQGATFVDRKDKVITEGYIPPIHDFTMTKDDSDYKAELLQEPKLVIFVTYDLALSNPEGMKKLEKVNQDAKAKGYKVIGMTASGPEEIAKAKKQYGLNVDFYFCDATALKTVERANPSIVVLHKGTIVQKVHYNDVDDLKLSDVAYGI; via the coding sequence ATGAAAAACATCATCACCCAATTCTCCCGATTATTTGTCGGCGTACTATTTATTATTTCCGGATTAATAAAACTAAATGACCCAGTTGGTTTCTCTTACAAACTAGCTGAATATTTTAGCGAACCCGTTTTCAATATGCCATTTTTAGAGCCTTTGGCATTAGGCTTGGCAATCTTTTTAGTGATTTTAGAAGTGGTTTTGGGTGTAATGCTTTTAGTTGGCTATAAATCAAAATTGACAATTTGGGCTTTATTGTTGTTGATCGTTTTCTTTACATTCCTTACCTTCTACTCGGCTTATTTTGATGTGGTAAAAGATTGTGGCTGTTTTGGAGATGCTTTACACTTAACGCCTTGGCAATCCTTTACAAAAGATGTCGTTTTACTTTTCTTTATCTTGATTTTATTCATCAACAAAAAATTAGTAAAACCATTATTTTCAAAAATGGTGACCAATATTCTTACCTTGATCAGCATTGTTTTATGCGTTTTCATGGCAGTTTGGGTTTTAAATCATAATCCGATTAAAGATTTCCGTCCGTATAAAGTAGGAACAAACATTGAGAAAGGAATGGAAATTCCGGAAGGTGCACCAAAATCGGTTGTAGAAATGATTTTCATCTATAAAGTAAACGGAGTAGATAAAGAATTTACAGAAAAAGACTTGATGAATATTCCACAAGGCGCAACTTTTGTTGATCGTAAAGACAAAGTAATTACAGAAGGATATATTCCGCCAATTCATGATTTCACCATGACAAAAGACGATTCTGATTATAAAGCAGAATTATTGCAAGAGCCTAAATTAGTGATTTTTGTAACTTATGATCTGGCTTTATCGAATCCTGAAGGAATGAAAAAATTAGAAAAAGTAAATCAAGATGCAAAAGCAAAAGGTTATAAAGTAATTGGGATGACGGCTTCTGGACCTGAAGAAATTGCAAAAGCAAAAAAACAATATGGATTAAATGTTGATTTTTATTTCTGCGACGCAACAGCTTTAAAAACAGTTGAAAGAGCAAACCCGAGCATTGTAGTATTGCATAAAGGAACTATCGTTCAAAAAGTACACTACAATGACGTAGATGATTTGAAATTGTCCGATGTAGCTTACGGTATTTAA